A single Methanothrix sp. DNA region contains:
- a CDS encoding PHP domain-containing protein codes for MRFDLHIHSRYSDGRASVEEILRVARRKGLSGIAVTDHNTLDGSRAALRISRSRYKEITVVRGVEIDTSEGHMIVLGVDEMPVLGNTPEETIEEAHDLGGIAVLPHPYHLFRHSIGRIPPVDAVEVCNSKYILGISNLRARLEARRLGIPMVAGSDAHLADTVGLGVTILNASSEDDVLEEIRKNRTKIDCCRTPFGIVAKRLAKKIYRRVIQ; via the coding sequence ATGAGGTTTGATCTCCACATCCATTCCAGATACTCCGACGGCAGGGCGAGCGTAGAGGAGATACTGAGGGTCGCGAGAAGAAAAGGCCTCAGTGGAATCGCTGTGACCGATCACAACACGCTCGATGGCTCGAGGGCTGCGCTGAGGATCAGCAGATCAAGGTACAAGGAGATTACAGTCGTAAGAGGTGTTGAAATCGATACCTCTGAGGGTCATATGATAGTCCTCGGTGTTGATGAGATGCCAGTCTTGGGGAACACACCGGAGGAGACGATCGAGGAGGCGCACGATCTCGGAGGGATAGCAGTCCTGCCACATCCTTATCATCTCTTCAGGCACTCCATCGGGAGGATACCGCCTGTCGATGCTGTGGAGGTCTGCAACTCAAAGTACATCCTGGGGATATCTAATCTGAGAGCCAGGCTTGAGGCCAGAAGGTTGGGCATCCCGATGGTGGCTGGCAGCGACGCCCATCTCGCAGATACGGTTGGTTTGGGCGTGACAATCCTGAATGCATCGAGCGAGGATGACGTGCTGGAGGAGATACGAAAGAACAGAACGAAGATAGACTGCTGCAGAACTCCCTTTGGGATCGTGGCAAAGAGGCTCGCAAAGAAGATCTACAGAAGGGTTATACAGTAG
- a CDS encoding adenylyltransferase/cytidyltransferase family protein, with protein sequence MTRVMATGTFDILHPGHLLYLERSRALGDELVVVVARDANVRHKPKPVIPEDQRLRMVSALKMVDMAVLGSRTDIFEPVRDLRPDIITLGYDQYMDESWLKEELRRRGLHARVVRISERETCELCSSRQIVEKILKERC encoded by the coding sequence ATGACAAGGGTGATGGCGACCGGTACTTTCGATATACTGCATCCAGGGCATCTTCTCTACCTGGAGCGCTCAAGAGCTCTTGGAGATGAGCTCGTGGTTGTTGTTGCAAGGGATGCCAATGTGAGGCACAAGCCCAAGCCGGTCATTCCTGAGGATCAGAGGCTGCGGATGGTCTCGGCTCTGAAGATGGTTGATATGGCTGTTCTGGGAAGCAGGACAGACATCTTCGAGCCCGTGAGGGATCTCAGGCCGGATATAATCACGCTGGGCTACGACCAGTACATGGATGAGAGCTGGCTAAAGGAAGAGCTCAGAAGAAGGGGCCTGCATGCGAGGGTCGTGAGGATCTCTGAAAGGGAGACATGCGAGCTCTGCAGCTCGAGGCAGATCGTGGAGAAGATCCTCAAGGAAAGATGCTAA
- a CDS encoding biotin--[acetyl-CoA-carboxylase] ligase — MRMKERRRAEEISCSIIRMLRAASGGWVSGKAIGDALGISRAAVWKHIQHLRSMGYRIEASTRLGYRLLGPEPVHLHIPKHLCSRLIMLESVGSTNDFAREIASESESWTVVIAEVQTAGRGRLGREWLSPPGGIWMSIILKPMAAPSEAFRYTMAASVAVCRSLRDLYDLNARIKWPNDVLVNGRKICGILTEISAELDIINHIIIGIGINANMSASSLPEEWNATTISAELQREIARGELITRVLEEMRALLESGEVYQEWVRLSDTINRRVRVQGFGDVTGLAVSLEPDGALILRRDDGNLIRILAGDCIHLRSAEQSTGAGPQAEEVSRYA; from the coding sequence ATGAGGATGAAGGAGAGGCGAAGAGCTGAGGAGATCTCCTGCAGCATCATACGCATGCTCAGGGCGGCTTCCGGAGGCTGGGTCTCTGGAAAGGCGATTGGGGATGCGCTGGGGATAAGCCGTGCAGCCGTATGGAAGCACATCCAGCACCTTCGCTCGATGGGCTACAGGATAGAGGCCTCCACGCGGCTCGGCTACAGGCTCCTCGGCCCTGAGCCGGTGCATCTCCATATCCCAAAGCATCTCTGCAGCAGGCTCATAATGCTTGAGAGCGTCGGATCCACAAACGATTTCGCAAGGGAGATCGCGAGCGAGTCCGAGAGCTGGACGGTGGTGATAGCTGAGGTCCAGACCGCAGGCAGGGGGCGGCTCGGCAGGGAATGGCTCTCCCCTCCAGGCGGCATATGGATGAGCATAATCCTGAAGCCGATGGCCGCGCCCTCTGAGGCGTTCAGGTACACGATGGCCGCATCTGTCGCTGTCTGCAGATCGCTGAGGGATCTTTACGATCTGAATGCAAGAATAAAGTGGCCCAACGATGTGCTTGTCAATGGTAGAAAGATCTGCGGGATACTGACGGAGATATCGGCGGAGCTTGATATCATAAATCACATAATCATTGGTATCGGGATAAATGCGAATATGAGCGCCTCCTCCCTGCCTGAGGAATGGAACGCGACCACGATCTCTGCGGAGCTTCAGAGGGAGATCGCACGGGGAGAGCTCATTACAAGAGTGCTTGAGGAGATGCGGGCACTGCTCGAATCCGGGGAAGTGTACCAGGAGTGGGTGAGGCTCTCCGATACAATCAACCGGCGGGTCAGGGTCCAGGGGTTCGGCGATGTGACAGGCCTTGCGGTCTCGCTGGAGCCGGATGGAGCCCTGATCCTGAGAAGAGATGATGGCAATCTTATTAGGATTCTGGCGGGAGACTGCATTCATCTAAGATCTGCTGAGCAGAGCACAGGCGCCGGACCCCAGGCTGAGGAGGTCAGCAGATATGCGTAG
- a CDS encoding Mov34/MPN/PAD-1 family protein, whose translation MRRVKGISREALEFILEASRSSMPREFAGLLQAREGVISEILILPGTESSEWMAWVPLYMLPSMPIVGSCHSHPVPNPAPSQEDLEFFSRTGSYHIIAFPPFDERSWRCYDSSGRRRDLIVMEE comes from the coding sequence ATGCGTAGGGTTAAGGGGATATCAAGGGAAGCGCTGGAGTTCATACTGGAGGCGAGCAGATCGTCGATGCCTCGAGAGTTCGCGGGGCTGCTTCAGGCCAGAGAGGGGGTGATATCGGAGATACTGATCCTTCCGGGGACAGAGTCCTCTGAATGGATGGCCTGGGTTCCTTTGTACATGCTGCCGAGCATGCCGATTGTCGGATCATGCCACAGCCATCCGGTGCCGAATCCTGCTCCGTCCCAGGAGGACCTGGAGTTCTTCTCCCGAACTGGCAGCTACCACATAATCGCATTTCCACCGTTTGATGAGAGAAGCTGGAGATGCTACGACTCCTCCGGGAGAAGGAGAGATCTTATTGTGATGGAGGAATGA
- a CDS encoding phosphopantetheine adenylyltransferase — translation MARVAVGGTFDPIHDGHLALLKKAFEVAGEDGTVVIALTSDEMARSQRKRPVRDFDTRLKNLRRVLRDKLGVERFEVEKISDVFGSAIEKDYDYIVVSPETAPTAYRINEIRRENGLRPLKIVQIEYKMAEDNIRISSTRIAEGKIDTHGRVLV, via the coding sequence ATGGCCAGAGTTGCCGTAGGTGGAACATTCGACCCGATTCACGATGGCCATCTCGCTCTCCTGAAAAAAGCCTTCGAGGTCGCCGGAGAGGATGGAACAGTGGTGATAGCCCTCACATCGGATGAGATGGCGAGGAGCCAGAGGAAGAGGCCTGTCAGGGACTTCGATACAAGGCTTAAAAATCTCCGGAGGGTTCTGAGGGATAAGCTGGGCGTGGAGAGATTTGAGGTTGAGAAGATCAGCGACGTCTTCGGATCAGCCATAGAGAAGGATTACGATTACATCGTCGTCTCCCCAGAGACCGCGCCGACCGCATACAGGATAAACGAGATAAGGCGCGAGAACGGATTGAGACCTCTGAAGATAGTGCAGATCGAGTACAAGATGGCCGAGGACAACATAAGGATCAGCTCCACCCGCATAGCTGAGGGGAAGATCGACACGCACGGCAGGGTGCTGGTCTAG
- a CDS encoding acetyl-CoA carboxylase biotin carboxylase subunit — protein MFKKILVANRGEIAIRIMRACRELGVLSVAVYSDADKNALFAKYADEAVYIGPSPSSESYLNMDKIVKAALQTGAEAIHPGYGFLAENPAFAKLCEENGIVFIGPSSSSIDAMGSKITARQMMRDAGVPIVPGTEKGISDPEEIADIAERIGYPVIIKPAAGGGGIGMKIVDRPEDLAPAVASAQSIATSAFGDGTVYLEKYLTEPRHIEFQIMADNRGRTVYVSERECSIQRRHQKLIEEAPSPIMTPELRKRMGEIAVRAAKAIRYRSAGTVEFMYSHGDFYFLEMNTRLQVEHPITEMITGIDLAKEQISVAAGEDLSFSQNEIEIRGWAIECRINAEDPMNDFAPSPGRLKRYRSPGGPGIRVDSGVYTGYVIPPYYDSLISKLVAHGRDRNEAIARMERALYEYIIVGVTTNIPFHKAVLRNERFRRGEINTHFIREENILDDVKRIVAEEKEKRESLASALGADTRKIAAVSAAVGAYLSLYRSDEDEGEAKS, from the coding sequence ATGTTCAAGAAGATCCTGGTCGCAAACCGTGGGGAGATTGCAATCCGCATAATGAGAGCCTGCAGGGAGCTCGGCGTCCTGAGCGTTGCAGTGTATTCAGATGCGGACAAGAACGCGCTCTTCGCAAAGTACGCTGACGAGGCAGTCTACATCGGGCCGTCCCCCTCATCGGAGAGCTATCTCAACATGGATAAGATCGTGAAGGCAGCACTTCAGACCGGCGCTGAGGCGATACATCCCGGCTACGGTTTTCTGGCTGAGAATCCAGCGTTTGCGAAGCTGTGTGAGGAGAACGGGATTGTGTTCATAGGGCCGTCCAGCAGCTCCATCGACGCGATGGGCTCGAAGATAACCGCCAGGCAGATGATGAGGGATGCAGGGGTGCCGATAGTGCCCGGCACTGAGAAGGGCATATCTGACCCGGAGGAGATTGCGGACATCGCGGAGCGGATCGGCTATCCGGTCATAATAAAGCCAGCAGCTGGTGGCGGAGGGATCGGCATGAAGATCGTCGACAGGCCCGAGGATCTAGCCCCTGCTGTGGCATCGGCCCAGTCGATAGCAACGTCAGCGTTCGGCGATGGCACAGTCTATCTGGAGAAGTACCTGACCGAGCCGAGGCATATCGAATTCCAGATAATGGCAGACAACAGGGGAAGAACGGTCTACGTATCAGAGAGGGAGTGCTCGATCCAGAGACGCCACCAGAAGCTGATCGAGGAAGCCCCATCCCCAATAATGACCCCGGAGCTCAGGAAGAGGATGGGAGAGATAGCGGTGAGGGCTGCGAAGGCCATACGCTACAGGAGCGCTGGGACTGTAGAGTTCATGTACTCTCATGGAGACTTCTACTTCCTGGAGATGAACACGAGGCTCCAGGTGGAGCACCCGATAACAGAGATGATAACAGGCATAGATCTCGCAAAGGAGCAGATCTCTGTAGCTGCAGGCGAGGATCTGAGCTTCAGCCAGAACGAGATAGAGATACGTGGATGGGCGATAGAGTGCAGGATAAACGCAGAGGATCCCATGAACGATTTCGCTCCATCGCCAGGCAGGCTCAAGAGGTACAGGAGCCCCGGAGGGCCTGGAATCAGGGTGGACAGCGGAGTCTACACAGGCTACGTGATCCCGCCGTACTACGACTCGCTGATATCAAAGCTCGTGGCGCATGGAAGGGACAGAAACGAGGCGATAGCCAGGATGGAGAGGGCTCTATACGAGTACATTATTGTGGGGGTCACGACGAACATACCGTTCCACAAGGCTGTTCTGAGAAACGAGCGGTTCAGGAGAGGAGAGATCAACACGCACTTCATCAGGGAGGAGAACATCCTTGATGACGTGAAGAGGATAGTGGCCGAGGAGAAGGAGAAGCGCGAGAGCCTCGCCTCTGCGCTCGGTGCGGACACGAGAAAGATCGCCGCCGTCTCGGCTGCTGTGGGTGCATACCTCTCGCTCTACAGATCTGATGAGGATGAAGGAGAGGCGAAGAGCTGA
- a CDS encoding NosD domain-containing protein, whose product MIRLWVISALVILLAISTCTSRNYIVDDNGFADSKSIGGAVKAASNGDIIYVKPGVYSEEVLVDKKLTIKPLLGERGECVLKADGKSVGIKITADGCTVEGLTITGYSEAGILLTSTGNTVKGNTFHENRAGVIIEGGETNRIENNRVEASTGGIVLYRGARGNSVIGNEISLCNYSIIAKEAYHNSIERNNMTSAGEGLHLINATDTQATMNRITDALSGIVIEGSSRITLSGCVVNNTGTAIALGATSISSAINNTISSSNDGIVLIGASSCLLERNSIENVTTGLMVVDSFNNTIRDNEIRDAELGLFVDGSTREAYSNSISDTNLIDGMPVVYVFNQRNARISDHEAAHMTVAYCDRCNISQNRIAHDAMFLYGITNSTIEGNTLTGSYGGIRLIDSTNNTLKNNTAVATKYTGMFLRSTAYNLVQNNSLNENGNNGLALILSYRNSIAGNLLMNNTEYGIRSNYSEENEITSNTISGNRKAGVWFDNSNRSSIYGNNISNNVIGILMTNSYENRIYHNNIIDNEEQASDDFRNFWDMGLEEGGNYWSDHRCTGRPCTGFAKLISSTAIDRYPFGELSGWTLPREVPGNISAQNASATNASMESMPSTRSLAYAVSNRTGTSYRSGLALLEAAQRLRGERAT is encoded by the coding sequence GAGGAGGTTCTGGTGGACAAAAAGCTCACAATCAAGCCCCTACTCGGAGAGAGGGGAGAGTGCGTTCTGAAGGCTGATGGCAAATCAGTGGGAATCAAGATCACTGCCGATGGATGCACGGTGGAGGGCCTCACCATCACCGGATACTCGGAGGCCGGAATTCTGCTCACCTCCACCGGAAACACCGTGAAGGGCAACACCTTCCACGAGAACCGTGCAGGCGTCATAATCGAGGGTGGGGAGACAAACCGGATAGAGAATAACAGGGTTGAGGCCTCAACCGGCGGAATAGTCCTTTACAGAGGAGCGAGAGGCAACAGTGTGATCGGCAATGAGATCAGCCTATGCAACTACTCGATAATCGCAAAGGAGGCGTACCATAACAGCATCGAGAGGAACAACATGACCAGCGCAGGAGAGGGGCTGCATCTGATCAACGCAACCGATACACAGGCAACCATGAACAGGATCACTGATGCTCTCAGCGGCATTGTGATCGAGGGATCGAGCAGGATCACGCTCTCAGGATGCGTCGTGAATAATACGGGAACAGCGATAGCTCTTGGCGCTACGAGCATCAGCAGTGCGATCAATAACACGATATCCTCATCAAACGATGGCATCGTCCTGATCGGGGCGAGTTCCTGTCTTTTGGAGAGAAATTCGATCGAGAATGTGACAACCGGTCTGATGGTTGTCGATTCATTCAACAACACCATCAGAGATAACGAGATCAGAGATGCCGAGCTGGGGCTCTTCGTCGATGGCAGCACAAGGGAGGCATATTCAAACAGCATATCCGATACCAATCTCATAGACGGCATGCCTGTTGTGTACGTGTTCAACCAGAGAAATGCCAGGATCTCAGATCACGAAGCAGCACACATGACAGTGGCATACTGTGACAGGTGCAATATTTCACAGAACAGGATAGCACATGATGCCATGTTCCTCTACGGGATCACAAACAGCACCATAGAGGGAAACACGCTGACAGGCTCATATGGCGGGATCCGTCTCATCGATTCAACAAACAACACCCTGAAGAACAACACAGCTGTGGCCACAAAATACACCGGCATGTTCCTGCGCAGCACTGCGTACAATCTGGTCCAGAACAACAGCTTGAACGAGAACGGAAACAACGGTCTGGCTCTGATTCTTTCCTACAGAAACTCGATAGCAGGGAATCTCCTGATGAACAACACCGAGTACGGGATACGGTCGAACTACTCGGAGGAGAACGAGATCACCAGCAACACGATCTCAGGAAACAGGAAAGCTGGAGTATGGTTCGACAACAGCAACAGAAGCAGCATCTATGGGAACAACATCAGCAACAACGTGATTGGCATACTGATGACGAACTCGTATGAGAACAGGATATACCATAACAACATCATCGACAACGAAGAGCAGGCATCTGATGATTTCAGAAACTTCTGGGACATGGGGCTCGAGGAGGGCGGAAACTACTGGAGCGATCACAGATGCACAGGACGGCCGTGCACAGGGTTCGCGAAGCTCATAAGCTCGACCGCGATCGATCGGTATCCCTTCGGGGAGCTCAGCGGCTGGACGCTGCCCAGAGAGGTGCCTGGCAACATATCCGCACAAAACGCATCCGCAACCAATGCGAGCATGGAGAGCATGCCGTCTACCAGGAGCCTCGCATACGCGGTTAGCAACCGGACAGGCACATCTTACAGGAGCGGGCTCGCACTCCTGGAGGCAGCTCAGAGGCTGAGAGGAGAGAGGGCCACATAG
- a CDS encoding 3-isopropylmalate dehydratase large subunit, whose translation MPTISEKILSRASGTEAEAGDIVDAEIDYAMSHDGTSVLAIKAFREMGSEKVWDPGRIVIPFDHIVPANNETAATLQAEVRRWARAQGIENFYDCGHGICHQVFCEMGFALPGALVVGADSHSCTYGALGAFGTGVGATDMAEIYSRGRLWFRVPETICMRLEGTLGEMVSAKDLALFVVKEMGADGANYMAVEFVGGAVEGLSISGRMTLCNMGVEMGAKAAIIPPDASVDAYLAGRARRPYTHVHSDPGSYFKEIEYDVSDLPPLVAAPYRVDNVHPVTDLAGTEVDQVFIGTCTNGRLEDLEVAARIMKGKRVRIRTLVIPASREVYLAALRSGIVEILVEAGAMIGPPGCGPCLGAHMGVLGDGEVCLSTSNRNFPGRMGRNGRVYLASPATAAATAITGAIADPRDL comes from the coding sequence CTGCCGACAATAAGCGAGAAGATCCTCAGCCGGGCATCGGGAACAGAGGCAGAGGCAGGAGATATAGTCGATGCTGAGATAGACTATGCGATGTCGCATGACGGCACAAGCGTTCTCGCCATAAAGGCATTCAGGGAGATGGGATCTGAGAAGGTCTGGGATCCCGGCAGGATAGTGATTCCATTCGATCACATTGTGCCCGCGAACAACGAGACCGCTGCGACGCTTCAGGCCGAGGTGAGGAGATGGGCTAGGGCCCAGGGGATCGAGAACTTCTACGACTGCGGCCATGGCATATGCCATCAGGTCTTCTGCGAGATGGGCTTCGCTCTTCCCGGGGCGCTCGTCGTGGGCGCTGACTCCCATTCATGCACCTACGGCGCCCTCGGAGCATTCGGAACAGGTGTTGGTGCGACAGACATGGCCGAGATCTACTCCAGGGGGAGGCTCTGGTTCAGGGTGCCTGAGACGATATGCATGCGCCTTGAGGGCACCCTGGGAGAGATGGTATCAGCAAAGGATCTCGCGCTCTTCGTGGTGAAGGAGATGGGCGCAGATGGCGCCAACTACATGGCCGTGGAGTTCGTCGGCGGGGCTGTGGAGGGGCTGAGCATATCTGGCAGGATGACCCTATGCAATATGGGTGTTGAGATGGGAGCGAAGGCCGCGATAATACCACCGGACGCGAGCGTTGATGCATACCTGGCGGGAAGGGCCAGGCGCCCTTACACGCACGTCCACTCGGACCCGGGATCGTACTTCAAAGAGATAGAGTACGATGTTAGCGATCTCCCTCCACTGGTCGCGGCTCCATATCGCGTTGACAATGTTCATCCCGTCACAGACCTCGCCGGAACCGAGGTGGATCAGGTCTTCATCGGCACATGTACCAACGGAAGGCTGGAGGATCTGGAGGTCGCAGCCAGGATCATGAAAGGCAAAAGGGTGAGGATCAGGACTCTTGTGATCCCTGCCTCGAGAGAGGTGTACCTCGCTGCCCTGCGATCAGGGATCGTGGAGATTCTTGTCGAGGCCGGCGCGATGATCGGGCCTCCAGGCTGCGGTCCATGCCTCGGAGCGCACATGGGGGTTCTGGGAGATGGTGAGGTCTGTTTATCCACATCCAACAGGAACTTCCCGGGAAGGATGGGAAGAAACGGAAGGGTCTACCTGGCATCGCCTGCAACCGCTGCGGCCACAGCGATCACAGGGGCGATAGCAGATCCAAGGGACTTATGA